A region from the Leptolyngbya iicbica LK genome encodes:
- a CDS encoding copper resistance system multicopper oxidase, with protein sequence MAFLNRRSFLRFTAGAGLGFGLSALLPAYARQGLSLSKASQGIDYPGVIDYPDVIDYPDVIDLQVQETAIQLGGRSAKALTTNGSIPGPLIRLREGQNISINVTNQLNEDTSIHWHGIILPPEMDGVPGVSFAGIKSGQTFTYRFPVTQSGTYWYHSHSGLQEQQGHFGPIVIDPAEPEPFEYDQDYVVMLSDWTFEDPHSVLANLKRMSPYYNYQRRTVANLAEDGEWRRMRMDPTDIADVTGATYTYLMNGIEPDANWTALFQPGDKVRLRFVNASAMTYFDVRIPGLKMTVVQADGQNIQPVAVDEFRIAVAETYDVIVEPQDEQAYTIFAETMDRSGYARGTLAISTGLEAPLPERRERPLRTMADMGMDHGSMDADLPTMDPNMSCMSSDAPMTDDMSGMSSDAPMTDDMSGTSSDAPMTDDMSCPGSSSMVPHGPDSHGAGNSGVPMMVGSRMHEPGTGLENTGTRVLVYTDLRSINPGYDQRSPERELELHLTGNMERYMWSFDGKKYSEEKELTFYNGERLRLVFVNDTMMEHPIHLHGMWMEVDNGAGEYKPRKHTINVKPAERLPVEINVDAPGRWAFHCHLLYHMEVGMFRTVAVIDPLSEVR encoded by the coding sequence ATGGCTTTTCTGAATCGACGTAGTTTTCTGCGCTTTACGGCAGGCGCAGGCTTGGGTTTTGGGTTGAGTGCTCTTTTGCCAGCATACGCAAGACAGGGCTTATCTTTAAGCAAAGCTAGCCAGGGTATCGATTACCCCGGTGTAATCGACTACCCCGATGTAATCGACTACCCCGATGTAATCGACCTCCAAGTTCAGGAAACAGCCATTCAACTGGGTGGACGGAGCGCAAAAGCTTTGACAACGAATGGCTCTATACCTGGTCCTTTAATTCGCCTGCGAGAAGGCCAAAACATTTCCATTAATGTCACTAACCAGCTCAATGAAGATACTTCCATTCACTGGCACGGCATTATCCTGCCGCCTGAGATGGATGGTGTTCCCGGAGTTAGTTTTGCTGGCATCAAATCAGGGCAGACGTTTACATATCGGTTTCCGGTAACCCAGAGTGGCACCTACTGGTATCACAGCCACAGCGGATTACAGGAGCAACAAGGACACTTTGGGCCGATTGTTATCGATCCAGCCGAACCAGAACCCTTCGAATATGACCAAGATTACGTGGTGATGCTTTCCGACTGGACGTTTGAAGATCCCCATAGCGTTCTGGCTAATCTGAAGCGCATGTCGCCTTATTACAACTATCAAAGGCGGACAGTAGCCAACCTGGCTGAGGATGGCGAATGGAGAAGGATGCGCATGGACCCAACAGACATTGCGGATGTCACTGGAGCAACGTATACCTACTTGATGAATGGAATCGAGCCAGATGCCAACTGGACAGCTCTATTTCAGCCAGGAGATAAGGTTCGGCTGCGATTTGTCAATGCTTCTGCGATGACCTATTTTGATGTGCGTATTCCCGGTCTCAAAATGACTGTTGTTCAAGCAGACGGGCAAAACATACAACCCGTAGCTGTTGATGAATTCAGAATTGCCGTGGCCGAAACCTACGACGTTATTGTAGAGCCCCAAGACGAGCAGGCTTATACAATCTTTGCCGAAACGATGGATCGTAGCGGTTACGCACGCGGCACCCTAGCTATAAGTACAGGGTTAGAAGCCCCTCTGCCAGAACGGCGCGAACGGCCACTGCGTACGATGGCCGACATGGGAATGGATCATGGTTCAATGGATGCCGATTTGCCGACCATGGATCCCAATATGTCTTGCATGAGTAGCGATGCCCCCATGACAGATGACATGAGTGGGATGAGTAGCGATGCCCCCATGACAGATGACATGAGTGGCACGAGTAGCGATGCTCCCATGACAGATGACATGTCTTGTCCGGGCAGCAGTTCTATGGTGCCCCATGGTCCCGATAGCCATGGTGCGGGAAATTCTGGCGTTCCTATGATGGTAGGAAGTCGTATGCATGAACCAGGGACAGGTCTAGAAAATACTGGAACTCGTGTTTTGGTTTACACCGACTTGCGCAGCATCAACCCAGGATACGACCAGCGATCGCCAGAGCGAGAACTAGAGTTGCACCTTACCGGCAACATGGAGCGATACATGTGGTCTTTTGACGGTAAAAAATATTCTGAAGAGAAAGAACTTACCTTCTACAACGGCGAACGCCTACGGCTAGTATTTGTGAATGACACCATGATGGAACACCCCATTCACCTACATGGAATGTGGATGGAAGTAGATAATGGTGCAGGGGAATACAAACCTCGCAAGCATACTATTAACGTTAAACCAGCCGAAAGACTTCCCGTAGAAATTAATGTCGATGCCCCCGGTAGATGGGCTTTTCACTGCCATCTGCTTTATCACATGGAAGTTGGCATGTTCCGCACCGTAGCGGTTATTGACCCTTTATCGGAGGTGCGTTAG
- a CDS encoding copper resistance protein B has translation MRNIFQRKLFLVLATSIGLAGIVDLSLQIVKGKSARAAMPHDMSGDAPISHDTGGMSSDASVNHDMGGMNGDSAMPDNMGKPAVSEKPDTSAAAAMPHDMSRTTAMTGHDSMNHDMSGISPMGHDMDNMDEDVPMGHDMSYPATASTEPNGFPKEPQSEDVGATITTFAEQPEMLSTNQFSTVPAVEQSQPVLEGSTNEASDVQVLEADSASQQLLPLGQSDVPEVNRDEWPEPVEDSQIFSYFLIDQLEYRLNEEEDTFNWNGIGWIGGDYQRLWIKTEGDVGLNSDDSEAELQLLYGRLIAPFWDFQAGIRYDQVYSSEGGPGRAFGVVGVQGLAPNLFEIEGALFVSQEGDVSARFAAEYPLLLTQRLILQPEFETNIAIQQVEEFGVGSGLNDIELSLRLRYEVNRRFAPYVGINWTQKFGETANLAREDGEEVSNFAVVGGVRFLF, from the coding sequence ATGCGGAACATATTTCAACGGAAATTATTTTTGGTTCTGGCTACATCAATTGGACTTGCAGGTATCGTAGACTTATCGCTTCAAATCGTAAAAGGCAAAAGTGCCAGAGCTGCCATGCCCCACGACATGAGCGGCGATGCACCCATAAGTCACGACACAGGCGGCATGAGTAGCGATGCCTCAGTGAATCACGACATGGGTGGCATGAATGGCGACAGTGCGATGCCCGACAACATGGGCAAACCTGCTGTTTCAGAGAAACCGGACACGAGTGCGGCAGCTGCCATGCCTCACGATATGAGCCGTACAACCGCTATGACCGGCCACGATTCAATGAACCACGATATGAGTGGTATCTCGCCCATGGGCCATGATATGGACAACATGGATGAGGATGTTCCAATGGGACACGATATGTCTTATCCGGCTACTGCCTCAACGGAACCTAATGGCTTCCCTAAAGAGCCTCAATCAGAAGATGTCGGTGCAACAATAACGACCTTTGCTGAGCAGCCCGAAATGCTCAGTACCAATCAGTTTTCTACAGTACCCGCCGTTGAGCAATCTCAACCAGTATTGGAAGGAAGCACAAATGAAGCTTCAGATGTTCAAGTATTAGAAGCTGATAGTGCTTCACAGCAACTTCTACCCTTGGGACAATCTGATGTTCCAGAAGTCAACAGAGACGAATGGCCTGAGCCTGTAGAAGATAGTCAAATTTTCTCATACTTTTTAATCGATCAGCTGGAATACCGACTAAACGAGGAGGAAGATACGTTTAACTGGAATGGTATTGGTTGGATTGGGGGTGACTATCAAAGACTCTGGATCAAAACAGAGGGAGATGTCGGCTTGAATAGTGACGACAGCGAGGCAGAGCTACAGCTTCTATATGGCAGGCTAATTGCTCCTTTTTGGGATTTTCAAGCAGGGATTCGATACGACCAGGTGTATAGTTCTGAAGGTGGGCCTGGACGTGCATTTGGAGTGGTTGGGGTTCAAGGATTAGCGCCTAATCTTTTTGAAATAGAGGGTGCTTTATTCGTTAGTCAAGAAGGAGACGTTTCGGCCAGGTTTGCTGCTGAGTATCCGTTACTTTTGACCCAGCGACTCATCCTGCAACCCGAGTTTGAAACCAACATCGCTATCCAGCAGGTAGAAGAGTTTGGCGTTGGTTCAGGTCTTAATGATATTGAATTAAGTTTACGCTTGCGTTACGAAGTCAATCGCAGATTTGCGCCCTATGTAGGAATTAATTGGACGCAAAAGTTTGGTGAAACAGCAAATCTTGCTAGAGAAGATGGCGAAGAAGTGAGCAACTTCGCTGTCGTGGGGGGGGTTAGATTTCTCTTTTGA
- a CDS encoding thioredoxin family protein: protein MTKRSVEVFTAGCPLCDETVKLVRDLACENCDIQVWDLRADYITEEGEAKLTQYSIHRVPAVVVNGTLAGCCQTQQPVSREFLVAAGVGRG, encoded by the coding sequence ATGACAAAGCGTTCAGTTGAAGTATTTACCGCAGGCTGTCCCCTTTGTGACGAGACAGTCAAACTGGTGAGGGATTTGGCCTGCGAAAATTGTGACATTCAGGTTTGGGATTTGCGGGCCGACTACATCACCGAGGAAGGCGAGGCAAAGTTAACCCAATACAGCATCCACCGGGTACCTGCAGTTGTGGTTAACGGTACCTTGGCCGGATGCTGCCAAACACAGCAGCCCGTTTCCCGAGAATTCCTGGTGGCAGCCGGTGTTGGTCGAGGGTAG
- a CDS encoding DUF3105 domain-containing protein, with protein MVEHTNSRRKSRRRTTRHFNVWPIIFGPIGVTALMVAIIAFLALRNRPERVAFEPNTEAGTAALAAVQTFPDQGRQHVNPGEAVDYDSDFPTSGPHDPNPVMPGIYTDVQRPEQLVHSLEHGNIVIYYDQPEAETMKALESWADQFSDPWEGIVVVPQAGLGAEIVLTAWTKKLVMLEFDPRAAATFIDEYRGRGPENPVR; from the coding sequence ATGGTTGAACACACAAATTCTCGCCGTAAATCTCGACGCCGCACAACCCGGCACTTCAACGTCTGGCCGATTATCTTTGGTCCGATTGGCGTCACCGCACTGATGGTCGCCATTATCGCATTCTTGGCATTGCGTAATCGACCCGAGCGGGTGGCCTTTGAACCGAATACAGAAGCAGGCACCGCTGCCCTCGCTGCGGTGCAAACCTTTCCCGATCAAGGACGGCAGCATGTTAATCCCGGCGAAGCCGTAGATTACGATAGCGACTTTCCGACCTCTGGCCCCCATGATCCAAATCCGGTCATGCCAGGGATTTATACTGACGTGCAGCGTCCAGAACAACTCGTCCATTCGCTGGAGCATGGCAACATCGTTATCTATTACGACCAGCCCGAGGCAGAAACGATGAAAGCTTTAGAGAGCTGGGCAGACCAGTTCTCTGACCCTTGGGAAGGGATCGTTGTGGTGCCCCAAGCAGGATTGGGCGCAGAAATCGTCCTCACTGCCTGGACGAAAAAGCTGGTCATGCTGGAATTTGATCCGCGAGCTGCTGCCACCTTTATTGATGAATATCGGGGACGGGGACCGGAAAATCCGGTGCGGTAG
- the lgt gene encoding prolipoprotein diacylglyceryl transferase gives MYPPVDPIIFHIGPLALRWYGVLMLTAILAAALVASREVARKGEDSENLWDMLFWILIPGFLGARLYYVFIQSPRGESGLGYYLQNPGEILKIWGGGIHIFGGFIAGSIALWLFTRIRKLNPLPYLDAIALGLPLAQAIGRWGNFINQELYGPPTTLPWGLRIDPQHRIPPYNDLSTYPESARFHPLFLYESLWNFLGFAILFWISRRFQKDLKEGDIALLYLIWYPLGRFFIEFLRTDSWFFPGTLFNVVHILSAISVISAVIGLYLSHRPSTTQGSNV, from the coding sequence ATGTACCCCCCTGTAGATCCCATCATCTTTCACATCGGCCCCCTTGCCCTGCGGTGGTATGGGGTGCTGATGCTAACGGCTATCTTGGCGGCAGCCTTGGTAGCTAGTCGCGAGGTTGCCCGTAAAGGAGAGGATTCTGAAAATCTTTGGGACATGCTCTTCTGGATTCTAATTCCAGGCTTTTTAGGAGCGCGACTTTACTATGTGTTTATTCAGTCGCCACGGGGTGAGTCTGGCCTTGGTTACTACTTGCAGAACCCAGGTGAAATTCTCAAAATCTGGGGCGGTGGTATTCATATTTTTGGCGGCTTCATTGCCGGTAGCATTGCGCTCTGGCTGTTCACCCGCATCCGGAAGCTAAACCCGCTGCCTTACCTAGACGCGATCGCTCTAGGATTGCCCCTAGCTCAGGCGATTGGGCGCTGGGGGAACTTCATCAACCAGGAACTCTATGGGCCACCGACGACGCTACCCTGGGGCTTACGTATTGATCCACAACATCGGATCCCGCCCTATAACGATTTAAGTACCTATCCTGAAAGTGCACGGTTTCATCCCCTTTTCCTATATGAATCGCTCTGGAATTTTCTCGGATTTGCCATCCTGTTTTGGATTTCGCGACGGTTTCAGAAAGATTTAAAGGAGGGGGATATTGCCCTGCTATATCTAATCTGGTATCCACTCGGTCGCTTTTTTATTGAGTTTCTGCGGACGGATTCGTGGTTCTTTCCTGGCACACTGTTCAACGTGGTACACATCTTGTCTGCGATCTCAGTCATCAGTGCCGTCATTGGTCTCTACCTTAGCCATCGCCCTAGTACAACTCAGGGGTCAAACGTTTGA
- a CDS encoding DUF411 domain-containing protein: protein MSSQLAATRFLVVGLMAGSLAFAGCSLVTNNSASSTQPTKAEQVAFNQELAVFRSPTCGCCGQWIEHMEAAGFTVKDNVTEEMTAIKEQYGVPANLASCHTTIVDGYVVEGHIPAEDVQRLLTEKPDVAGIAVPGMPIGSPGMESGDYVEPYTVFSFTESGETEAFSEHS, encoded by the coding sequence ATGAGCAGTCAATTAGCAGCAACCCGTTTTCTAGTCGTCGGCTTGATGGCGGGCAGCCTAGCCTTTGCAGGGTGTAGCCTGGTCACAAACAACAGTGCATCTTCTACTCAGCCGACTAAAGCTGAGCAGGTCGCATTTAACCAGGAACTCGCGGTATTTCGCAGCCCGACCTGTGGCTGTTGCGGCCAGTGGATTGAGCACATGGAAGCCGCTGGCTTTACCGTCAAAGACAACGTGACGGAAGAGATGACGGCGATCAAAGAGCAGTACGGCGTCCCTGCCAATCTGGCCTCTTGTCACACCACGATTGTGGATGGCTATGTCGTTGAAGGTCACATTCCCGCAGAAGATGTACAGCGGCTGCTAACTGAAAAACCGGACGTTGCAGGTATCGCCGTTCCGGGTATGCCCATCGGCTCTCCTGGTATGGAATCCGGTGATTACGTTGAACCTTACACGGTATTTTCCTTCACCGAGTCCGGTGAGACTGAGGCTTTTTCAGAGCACTCTTAG
- the crtB gene encoding cyanoexosortase B — MQASLKVFDPVKRHSTEAAIALLLGMLYAPLIWYWIDGWLSKSISIEHEYFSYALIGFPYAAWIAWLSRQHRHNLPSSGSFLGISLLALAVTFYLSPVQNLINLSFPLMLGAVVLILKGLSGLRLMRWPLLFVLLATPTELPYLIAPYLMPIQRMNAAIAAFLLTQIGMDVSVDQIYILVNERIVEVAPYCAGLKMLMTCLYVALMMLHWTGNLRSRPKTLALLAGAALISVVGNIVRNTLLTFFHGTGRTDWFEWLHESWGGDVFSALLLLSVVLLMNGIDRMANSLTLSPAGGAGKDNFF, encoded by the coding sequence ATGCAAGCGAGTCTAAAGGTTTTTGATCCGGTCAAGCGTCACTCAACAGAGGCGGCGATCGCTCTGCTGTTGGGGATGCTCTATGCGCCTCTTATCTGGTACTGGATTGATGGTTGGCTGAGTAAATCAATCAGCATTGAGCATGAGTATTTTTCCTACGCGCTCATCGGATTCCCCTACGCTGCCTGGATAGCTTGGCTATCCAGGCAGCATCGGCACAATTTGCCCAGCAGCGGAAGCTTTTTGGGGATATCGCTATTGGCATTAGCGGTTACGTTCTATCTCAGTCCAGTGCAAAATCTCATTAATCTGTCTTTTCCCCTCATGCTGGGAGCAGTCGTTCTAATCCTGAAGGGATTGAGCGGTTTGCGGCTGATGAGATGGCCTTTGTTGTTTGTTTTGCTGGCAACACCGACCGAGTTGCCTTACCTCATTGCACCCTACCTGATGCCAATACAGCGCATGAATGCCGCGATCGCGGCCTTTCTGTTGACGCAAATTGGCATGGATGTCAGCGTCGATCAAATCTACATCTTAGTCAACGAACGCATTGTCGAGGTGGCTCCCTACTGCGCGGGGCTGAAGATGCTGATGACCTGCTTATATGTCGCTCTGATGATGCTCCATTGGACGGGCAACCTACGTTCTCGACCGAAAACCCTTGCGCTACTAGCGGGAGCAGCGCTCATCAGCGTGGTGGGCAACATCGTTCGCAACACCCTGCTGACGTTCTTTCACGGCACCGGACGCACTGACTGGTTTGAGTGGCTTCACGAGAGTTGGGGTGGAGATGTGTTTTCAGCACTGCTGCTACTCAGTGTGGTTCTGCTGATGAACGGGATTGACCGAATGGCCAATTCGTTGACGCTATCTCCAGCCGGTGGCGCAGGGAAAGACAATTTTTTCTGA
- a CDS encoding heavy metal-responsive transcriptional regulator: MAIITGLKIGEVAKQTGVAVGALRYYESLGLIQSERGENSYRYYAPETVQQVQFIKKAQALGFSLEDIGEVLTVHRQGDVPCEFVQSLLQDKIQQLEAQIQEMVAFKSSLEQYRDTWAADHSHPQPGDICPLIESVEGTI, encoded by the coding sequence GTGGCTATCATCACCGGATTGAAAATTGGGGAAGTCGCGAAGCAAACCGGCGTTGCCGTGGGTGCGTTGCGGTATTACGAAAGCTTGGGCCTCATCCAATCAGAACGGGGTGAGAACAGCTACCGCTACTATGCGCCAGAAACTGTACAGCAGGTACAGTTCATCAAGAAGGCTCAAGCCCTCGGCTTTTCTCTAGAAGATATTGGGGAAGTGCTGACTGTGCATCGCCAAGGCGATGTGCCCTGCGAGTTTGTGCAGTCGTTGTTGCAAGACAAGATTCAGCAGCTTGAAGCCCAGATTCAAGAAATGGTGGCGTTCAAGTCTTCATTGGAGCAGTATCGCGACACTTGGGCCGCTGATCATTCCCATCCACAACCAGGCGATATTTGTCCCCTCATCGAATCAGTCGAAGGCACGATATAG
- a CDS encoding efflux RND transporter periplasmic adaptor subunit: protein MSFEDSSLLEPTVEATSRSAHRKYGRALLGLGIFAALSGGILLTTQLIKPSDSMAGMEGHDMSGMSHDDMMQVDGAFNPVPVTVEVVQAGTFEAGVSYTGSIMPYQEAVVYPRVAGQLTNYSVYPGDRVEAGQVLADLIADERSTELAEARAEADAMNTSLQVSQVEIDEQVQEIARLQAELDYLNLQKDRFAKLTAEGATSQQEYDAVATEAAAKEAALEQANAKLTRLGAQVTREQARVGQAEAKVNTAAVMQGYTTLQSPISGIVQTRMVDPGVVVQPGMGVLKIGDYSRVRLQANVAQKDAGYIRVGTPIRAQVPGATDAPLTGSVTSIFPQTNNDTRTVVVEAVIDNPQGRLLSGQYLEMTLLTNSQTNALSVPQSAVVDYNGEPSVWVMAGTAAERRTVETGMVNGDRVTITSGLNPGDQVITSGHSRLVPGVQVAVVDEAGMPMPMLGDSSQGSVEVAIVEPDPTQGFKPGAAELMLEVRDPDTQEPLPVQDVVVDATMPMPNMAPMTTMVQLEPADQPGQFQVKTHFGMAGEWQLKVEVNDPDYQGQSLIAVPVE, encoded by the coding sequence TTGTCTTTCGAGGACTCATCGCTGCTGGAGCCGACAGTAGAAGCAACCTCACGATCTGCCCATCGTAAGTATGGTCGGGCGTTGCTAGGGCTGGGTATTTTTGCGGCCCTCAGCGGCGGCATTCTGCTGACCACTCAATTGATTAAACCGTCTGATTCTATGGCGGGAATGGAAGGCCATGACATGTCGGGCATGTCCCATGACGACATGATGCAGGTCGATGGGGCATTTAATCCGGTACCCGTCACGGTCGAGGTGGTTCAGGCTGGGACTTTTGAAGCCGGAGTGTCTTATACGGGCTCGATCATGCCCTACCAGGAAGCGGTGGTGTATCCGCGAGTAGCGGGGCAGTTGACGAACTATTCGGTGTATCCGGGCGATCGCGTTGAAGCCGGTCAAGTGTTGGCAGACTTAATCGCGGACGAGCGCTCCACGGAACTTGCGGAAGCCCGCGCCGAGGCCGATGCGATGAATACGTCCTTGCAGGTAAGCCAAGTCGAAATTGACGAGCAGGTGCAAGAGATTGCTCGACTGCAAGCAGAACTAGATTATCTAAATCTTCAGAAAGACCGCTTTGCGAAGCTCACGGCTGAAGGTGCCACTTCTCAGCAGGAGTATGATGCGGTAGCCACAGAAGCCGCTGCCAAAGAGGCTGCTCTAGAGCAAGCCAACGCTAAGCTAACTCGCCTGGGTGCCCAAGTTACACGGGAGCAGGCCAGGGTTGGGCAGGCTGAGGCAAAAGTTAATACTGCGGCTGTGATGCAGGGCTACACCACATTGCAGTCACCGATTAGCGGCATCGTACAGACTCGCATGGTTGACCCAGGCGTGGTGGTACAGCCAGGAATGGGAGTGCTGAAAATTGGCGACTACTCACGGGTGCGGCTCCAGGCCAATGTCGCGCAAAAGGATGCGGGCTATATCCGAGTGGGCACGCCCATTCGCGCCCAGGTGCCCGGAGCCACAGACGCACCGCTGACAGGCAGCGTCACTAGCATCTTTCCTCAGACCAACAACGATACCCGCACTGTTGTAGTTGAAGCAGTGATTGATAATCCCCAAGGGCGCTTGCTGTCGGGTCAGTATTTAGAGATGACCCTACTGACTAATAGCCAGACCAATGCGCTGTCGGTGCCGCAGTCTGCCGTGGTGGATTACAACGGCGAGCCATCAGTTTGGGTGATGGCGGGTACGGCTGCTGAACGGCGGACGGTAGAGACGGGGATGGTGAATGGCGATCGAGTTACTATCACCAGCGGTCTCAACCCTGGCGATCAAGTCATTACTTCCGGGCACAGCCGATTGGTTCCTGGTGTACAGGTAGCCGTGGTGGACGAAGCGGGTATGCCTATGCCCATGCTGGGCGATAGCAGTCAAGGGAGTGTCGAGGTGGCAATCGTCGAACCTGATCCAACCCAGGGATTTAAGCCGGGAGCGGCGGAACTCATGCTAGAAGTGCGCGACCCCGATACTCAGGAACCGCTGCCGGTTCAGGATGTCGTGGTGGATGCCACGATGCCCATGCCCAACATGGCCCCGATGACCACCATGGTGCAGCTTGAACCGGCTGACCAACCAGGGCAGTTCCAGGTCAAGACTCACTTCGGCATGGCCGGGGAGTGGCAGCTCAAAGTCGAGGTTAATGACCCTGACTACCAAGGCCAATCCCTTATTGCCGTGCCGGTTGAGTAG
- a CDS encoding FixH family protein has translation MKKVLFLLVPMIFLTAACGGGNQADSEPEADTAAAPTTETTDTPTSEGVDIALVSPEDASLPMGDAELLLQVADPATGEPVALENLEVDLSMGMDGMEPMTTMTMVEPGEQPGEYKVMTNLGMAGMWTMEVTSADPAMPGEATFELDVQ, from the coding sequence ATGAAAAAGGTTCTATTTCTTTTGGTGCCGATGATTTTTTTGACGGCAGCTTGCGGTGGCGGTAACCAAGCAGACAGTGAACCCGAAGCGGATACGGCTGCCGCTCCGACAACAGAAACAACCGATACTCCGACCTCAGAGGGAGTAGACATCGCCCTGGTGTCTCCTGAAGATGCTTCGCTACCGATGGGAGATGCTGAGCTATTGTTGCAAGTGGCTGATCCGGCTACGGGCGAGCCTGTAGCGTTAGAAAACCTAGAGGTTGATCTCTCTATGGGTATGGACGGCATGGAGCCGATGACCACGATGACGATGGTAGAACCGGGTGAACAACCTGGAGAGTACAAAGTCATGACCAACCTTGGTATGGCTGGGATGTGGACGATGGAGGTAACATCAGCAGATCCCGCGATGCCCGGAGAAGCGACCTTCGAGCTGGACGTGCAATAG